Within Streptomyces roseirectus, the genomic segment CGGCATGTCACGCGGGCGACGCCCGAGGGGGTGTGGGCCGGGGTGGAGCGGATGCGGGGGATCGAGGAGGTGTTCGCGGGGGCGGGGGTGCGGGTCGCCGGGGTGGCCGAGTGCGACTGGCAGCCCGAGGACGGCCATCGTGAGGTGCTGCGGCTGCTCGACGCGGGGGCCGTGCCGCGGGCGCTGGTCTGTCTCAACGACCGGCTCGCGCTGGGGGCTTACCAGGCGTTGCAGGACAAGGGGCTGCGGGTGGGGGACGACGTGGCCGTGGTGTCGTTCGACGACTCGGATCTCGCGGGGTGGCTGCGTCCGGGGCTGACGAGCGTGGGGCTGCCGCACTACCGGCTCGGCCGGACGGCCGTGGAGCTGCTGCTCGACGACGATGCCGGGCCGGGTGTCCGTCACGTGCCGATGCCGGTGGCGCTGCGCGCCTCGCACGGCCCTCAGTAGCGGGGGCGCAGCCCGCCGTCCTCGGTCCAGTGCACCGGGATGGGGTCGGAGAGTTCGCCGGTGAAGGTCTTGTCGCGTTCGTCGACGAAGCCGATGAGGTGCCAGGTGTTGTCGCCGGTCGGGACGAGGCGGGGGGCGTACAGGCCGGGGCAGGGGACGGGGCGCGCCCGCGTCAGGTCCCAAGGGCCGGTGAGGGTGGGGGCGGGGACCGTCCACAGTCGGCCCTCGGTGGCGCGGGGGTGGGGGGTGTCGGTGCAGAACAGCAGGAGGGGGCGGCCGTCCACGATCGCCGTCTGCGGCACCTCCAGGTGTCCGAAGCCGGCGGGCTCCGTGAGGGGCGGGCCGACCTCCCAGGTGAGCAGGTCCTCGGAGCGGGCGTGCCCGATGACACCCCGGCCGTCCTCCGGGCCGTCGGCCGCGCGGGCGGTGATCAGCATGTGCCAGCCCTCCCCCGCCGGGTCCTCGAACACCCACGGGTCCCGCCACGCCTCCTCGTGCCACGCGCCCCCACCGAGCCGTTCGTACCACGCCGGGTCGGCCTCCACGAGCGGCTTGTCACCGTGGCGGTGCCAGGTGTGCAGGTCGTCGGAGACGGCCAGGCCGATGCGCTGCACGAGACCGTCCTCGGCCCTGCTGACGCCCGTATAGAACAGGTACCAACGCCGATCCGGCCCCCGCACCACCGACCCCGTCCAGGTCGCGAGGTCGTCCCAGGCAGGTTCATCGGCGGCCACCAGCGCATCAGCGGCCACCCGCCAGTTCCGCAGATCCCCGGAGACCGCATGCCCTATCGAGGCTCGCCTGTGCCGCCGCGCGGGGTCGTGCAGCGCCCTGGACGCCCTCAGGTAGAAGGCGTGGTGCCGTCCCTCGTCGTCCCGCGCGTACCAGCTGTCCCACACCCAGTGATCGGGCAAGCGCAACATCGATCCGCCTCTCCCCTCACGTTCCCTTCCGGGCAAACTAACAGGCTAAATCGTTTTATCGCACCCATGCACGGGAGTTGGGGCCAGGAGTTCGGGACCGCTTCCCGCGGGGCCGGCACCCTGACCGGGCGGAGTCGGCCGGGCCGGGCGAGAGCAGGCAGGGGCAGGGGCAGAGCGGAGTCGGCCAGGCCGGGCGGGAGCAGGCCAGACGGGACGGGGTCAGTCAGGCCGGGCGAGAGCAGGCAAGCCGGGCAGGAACAGCCAACCCGCTCCACCACACACCGGACCCCAGTGCCGTGGAACCCAACCGCCGAGACACTTGCGGCGCGCGGCGAGCCGTTCGGGCTCGGCGCGCCGCGCGCGGGCAGGGCGGTTCGGCTGGATCACACCGGCCGGGCTCGGGCGGCCCGGCACGCCACACGCGGACAAGGCCCACCGGAGTCGGTGACCCGGCACACCTCACGCGGACAAGGCCCGCCAAAGTCGGTGACCCGGCGCGGCGGCCGGGCCTGTACCGCCGCCCGCGCAGCCCCGCCGCTCTCACCACCTCCCCTCCCCTCGTCGGCTCGCCCCTCCTCGTCCGGCTCACCCCTTCCTGCCGGCTCGCCCCTTCCCCACTCGATCGCCTGCCCCGAGCCCAAGCTCTCCCTGGCTCAGGCCGCCGCCTCCTCGACCCGTGTCACCCGGACCACAGGGCACCCCCAGAAGCGGGCCGCGTGGTCGGGGGGAGAAGTGCCCACCTCTTCATCGCCGACTTCAGTGTCCAGCAGGCCGGCGGTGCGCTGGAGGAGGCGACCGGCACGCCGAACGTCAACAGCGGCGGAAACCTCATCCGCGGCTTCGAGGCCGAGCAGGTCCTGGAGGCCGGTGCCGGATCGACGGAGAACGGAGCCACCATCAGCCAGTGGACGCCCCTGAACCACTCGTACCAGGCATGGACGATCCAGTGACCGGGTGACCCATCGCCACCGGTTTTCGCTCGGTCACGGTCCACCACCGACACTCCTGCGCCCCTCGCCCGTCTCCCGCGCGTCCTCGCTGTCAGAGAGCGGTCTGGCCGCCGTCCAGGATGAGGTCCTGGCCCACGGTGAAGGCCGAGGCATCGGAGGCCAGGTACACGACGGCTTCCGCGATCTCTCCGGGCCTACCCATGCGTTTCACAGGGATGCCGGAGCTGATCGCCTCCAGCATCGCCGCGCGCCGCTCTCCGTACTTGGAGTACAGCGGGGTGTCCACCGGCCCAGGGCTGATCGCGTTGAACCGGATGCCGTGTGATGCGAGGAGGTCCGCGTTCCACGACCGCATCAGGGAGCTGACAGCCGCCTTCGTCGCGGCGTAGGCGTTCGACTGCCCGTAGCCGCCGTGCGCGCTGTTGGACGCGTTGAGGATGACCGAGGACGAGTGGGCCAGCACGGGTATCAGGGCCTGTGTGAGGAAGAAGACGCTCTTGACGTTGATGTCGAAGAGCCGGTCGAAACTGTCCTCCGTGTGGTCCTCGAACGGCCGCCAGTCCGAGACGCCGGCGTTCAGAAAGGCCACGTCCAGCTCTCCGAAGTGCTCACGCACCCGCTCCGCCAGGCCGCGCTGCGCATCGAGATCGCGCGCATCCGCCCGGACCACCGGCACCTTGTCCCCGAGGACCTGTCGCGCGTTGTCGATGCCGGCCGGGGTCACACCTGTGACCAGCACGTCCGCCCCCTCTGCGACAAAACGCCGCGCGGTCTCCAGACCGATCCCGCTCGTGCCGCCGGTGATGAGGGCGCGCTTGCCCGCAAGACGGTTCATGTGTCTGTTCCTTGTCGAGACATGAGGTAAGTCGGTGGACTCACCAAGAAAGGGGATTGGTTGATCACGTGGACGTGGGTGAGGCGCCGCGCATGTGTGAGCCGCCGGAACCCACCGGCTGTTCACCGGCTCTTGCCGCAGCCGCCCAGGACCTGTCGGCGGTTCGGGGGCCGCGTACCGGCGTCGCGCCCGATGATCACGACTCGATACGCGCCCTAGACGAGGCGCGGGGCGTGCTGGATGTCGTCGGGGGTGAGGCGGAAGTCGTCGGGATAGGCGTCGGGGTCGGTGGCGGTGGCGGGTTCGGTGGACCGCCAGGCGTACCAGCACTGGGAGCAGGAGCGCATGACCCAGTGCCCGGGGACGGGCGACTCGGCGACCAGGCTGATGTCCGGCGAGCTGCAGCGGGGGCAGAGGTTGGGTGTGGTCGCGGTGGTCATCGCAGCATCTCCTTGAGGGTGCTCTCCCAGTCGGTGGTCTCCGGGTAGGGGGTGATGAGCTGGTCGTCCTCACCGCGGTTGTCCGGGGACCTGGGGGTCGTGGCGTCCAGGACGAGGCGGGTCGTGATTCCCTGGGGATCGCCGGCGGGGTCCAGGGGGTTGCCGAACATCCGGGGGATGCTGATGGCGTCGTGCTGGGGGTTGAACTTCACGGACAGGGCCCACATGACCTGTTCCAGGTTGAACGGGTCGACGGTCTCGTCCACGACGATGACGAGCTTGGAGTAGCCGATGCCGTGCGGGGTCGTCAGCGCGCGCAGGCCGACGACGCGGCCGAACCCGCCGTGGCGGACCTTGGTGGAAATGATGTTGACCATGCCATGGGTGTACATGGCGTTGACGGCCTGGACCTCGGGGAACGCCTCCTTGAGCTGCCGGTGGATCGGCACGGAGGTGTTGAGCGCCATCAGGTAGTCGATCTCGGTCCAGGGGAGGCCGAGGTAGAGGTGTTCGAAGATCGGGTCGCGGCGCATGTGGATGCGGTGGACCTTGACTACGGGCAGGGCGCGGCCGCCGGAGTAGTGGCCGGTGAACTCGCCGAAGGGGCCTTCGAACTCGCGTTCCCCGTAGATGACCTCGCCTTCCAGGACGACCTCGGATCCCCAGGGCACGTCGAGTCCGGTGTGCGGCGCCTTGACGATCGGGTAGGGGACGCCGCCGCGCCAGGCGCCGGCCATCTCGTACTCGGACTGGTCGTAGGCCAGCGGGGTGCTGGCGACCAGGGACAGGACGGGGTCGTTGCCGATGGCGATGGCGATCGGCAGGCCGGTCTTCTTGCCGTCGGAGGCCGTGATGTGGCGGCCGAAGTCGTGCGGGGGTCCGGACTGCAGGCCGAGGTGGTCGGGGCCTTTGACCTGCATGCGGTAGATCCCGACGTTCTGCTTGCCGAAGTTGTCCGGGTCGGCGGAGTCGCGGGTGATGACGGCCGCCTTGTCGATGTACGGGCCGCCGTCGGCAGGGTTGAGGCGGAAGACCGGCAGTAGCTCGAAGAGGTTGATGTCCTCGGAGACGGTGATCTCCTGCCACGGTGCCTCGGTGCGGCGGTCGACCGGCACAGGGAACTTCTGCCAGCGGTCGCCGAGCTCGAAGAACTGCTCCTTGAGGGAGGTCTCCTTGGGGAGGCCGAGCATCAGTGCGTGGTTGGCCCAGGAGCCGTGGATGTTGAGCGCGACGCGTGCCTCACTGAAGCCCTTGATGTTCTCGAACAGCAGGGCCGGTGCCGTGTTGCCGTCGAGGTTGGCGACGGCACGACCGGCGGCGCCGAGATCCGGCTCGGGCTTGACTTCACGGTCGATGTGCAGCAGCTGCTTGTTGGCTTCGAGCGCGCTCAGGAAGCCGCGCAGATCGTCATAGGGCGCTTGCATGAGATACCTCCCGGGAGGCGGGTGCGTCTGTCTCGGTGCGGATGGGGCTTGGAGGGGTGGCGGGAGCGTTCTTCCGAGGCGGCGGGCCTTCCCAGCGGCGGGTGTCGGGCAGTTCCAGGCCGAACTGGTCCAGCAGCCGCGCGACCGTGTGGTCGACGATCTCGTCGACGGATTCGGGGCGGTGGTAGAAGGCCGGCATGGGCGGCACGATGGAGGCGCCCATCCGGGACAGGGCCAGCATGTTGTCCAGGTGGATCTCGCTGAGCGGCGTCTCACGGGGAACCAGCACCAGTCGGCGCCGTTCCTTGAGGGTGACGTCGGCGGCCCGCCCGATGAGCCCTTCGCCGTACCCCGTACGGATGGCGGCCACCGTCTTCATGCTGCACGGAGCCACGACCATGCCGTCGGTGCGGAACGATCCGCTGGAGATGGCGGCGGCCTGGTCCTTCGGGCCGTAGGTCCGCGTGGCGAGCGCGCGGACGTCGCGGACGGAACAGTCGCACTCCATCTCGATCGTGGTTCTGGCCCACTGACTGAGCACGAGATGGGTCTCCACGTCGAGTGTGCGCAGCGCCTCCAGCAGCCGTATGCCGATGATCGCGCCCGTGGCACCGGTCATGCCTACCACCAGTCGCATCGGCCCTCCCTTCCATAACACTCCGTACTCGGAATGTAAGAACACGGAATGTCCGTGCCTGGACTAAGGTAGGGGCAGGGAAGCATGAAGCGCAAATGCCGATGCGCAGAAGTGAAGGGCTGGACATGCGGGACACGAACAGGCCAGGTCAGGCGGGGCTTGACTCTCTCGACCCCCTCAAGGCGACAGGTCACCTGCTGCGACGGGCCAATCAGCGCTTCGCAGCGCTCTGGTCCGGCGCCATGCCCGGAGGCCCGACATCGCCCCAGCTCGCCGTCCTGGCCCTGCTCGCCGTCGAGCAGCCGCTGGACCAGCAGACCATCGGGGAACGCGGCGGCTTCGACAAGTCGACCTGCGGCTACCTCATCGACCGCATGGACCGCGCCGGCCTCATCCACGCGGCCGTCGACCCCGCCAACCGGCGCCGCAAGCTCGTACACCTCACCCCGGAAGGCCGTAGCACCCTCGACGAGACGCTCCCTGTGACACGCCAGGTGGAAGACACCATGACGGCATCACTGACCCAGAGCGAGAGAACTGAACTCAACCGCCTGCTCGCCAAAATGCTCACCCTGCAGGGCGCCGGCTCTGCACCCTGAGGTTCCCTCACGGGGTGAGGCCCTTTCCGTCGGCCACCCCACGTGCAGCCAGACCTTCCCGTGCGAGCCGTCCATGGCCGAGCCCGGCACCTCGACGGCCTCGCCGACCGTGTCTCGCTGATCATCACGGAGCTGATCGCGAACGCCTCCAGGCATACTCCGCGCCCCGAGACCCGCCTCACGGCTGGGAGGCGGGGCGCGACATGGCCGCGTGTCGGGGTCGTGGACCGCGTACCACGCACCCCGTAGGCCATGCGCACGGCGACGAGGCCGCCCCCGCTTCGGACGGCCTCTCCCGCGACGATCTGGCGTGGGCCCTACCGCGCGTCCTGGGCGGCATGCTGAACCCCGGCTGACGCGACGGCCGCCGCGTGGCCGACGACCCCGGCGAGCACCGGGCCCGCGCTCCGCGCCACGACGGAGCCGCCGAAGCCCCAGGCGCCCAGACCGACCACGGCGACCTCGGCATCCCACTCACTCACTCACGGTCATCCCGCCTCTCCCATCCGTGACGCACTCCGGCGACCGGTCACCGTAGCCGGCACCGTGATCGCGGCCGGGGCACAGCGGCGTCTTCCGGCCACGGCCGTCCGTCGCACCGGCGCACTCCCTGGGCCCGCGCGCGATCCACGCGCCGCCCGAGGCGCCCTACACGCTCCCCGCACCCGGCACGGAGCATGACAACCGGTTCCCCCCGGCCGTCGTCCGGCGGATGCCCTTTTCCCCGTTCCGTGACCCGAGAGGTGTCCATGCCGCGCTGTGTTGTCCTGTTCCCCGGCCAAGGGGCGTACGTGCCGGGCGCGTTGGGCGCGCTCGCCGAGACGGAGTCCGTGGTGGGCGAGGTGCTGGCGGAGGTGGACCGCGCGGCGGCCGGGCTCGGGCGCGACCCGGTGTCGCGGCTGCTGCTCGACACGCGGGCGCCGACGCTCGGGGAGCTGGTGGAGGGCGCCCCGCAGGATCTGCACCTGGCGATCTTCGCGTCCGAGGCGGCGCTGTTCCGACTGCTCACCGAACGGCTGGGGGTGCGGCCGGACGTGCTCCTCGGGCACAGTTTCGGGGAGCTGGTGGCGCTCGTGGCGGCCGGGGTGCACGGCCTCGCGGACGGGGTGGCGCTGGTCGCGGCGCGCGACGAGGCGTTCGCGGCGTGTCCGCCCCGGGCGGGCGGCATGGTCGCGCTGGAGGTCTCCGCCGTACGGGCGGCGCATCTCGTGGCGGCGCTCGCCGAGAGCGAGGTGTGCGTGGCCGCCGACAACGGGCCCCGGCAGAGTGTCGTGTCCGGCCCCAAGGGGGCGCTGGGGCGGGTGCGCAAGGCGGCGGAGGCGGTGGGGATCGGCGCGACCGAGCTGCGGGTGCCGTACGCGTTCCACAGCCACGGACTCGCCGGTGTCGCCCACGACTTCGCCGCCCGCGCGGGCCGGCTCGTCCCGCGTCCGGCGCGCCACCTCCTGTACTCCGCGATCCTCGGCCGGTACGTCGACGGCGGCCCCGCCGACCACGCCGCCCTGGCCTCCGCCCACCTCGTCCGCCCCACCCGGTTCGCCGACGCGGTACGCGTCCTGCACGCCGAGGGGGCCGACGTCTTCGTGGAGTGCGGGGCGAAGGGGGTGCTGACCGACCTGGTGACGTCGATCGCACCCGGGGTGCGGGCCGTGGCGCCGTTACGGAGGCGGGTGGGGGGTGAGGAGTTCGCGGAAGCGGTGCGCAGGGCGGTTGGGGCGGAGGACGTGGCGGGGGTGCGGAGCGGGGCGGGGGCGGAGAACGTGGCAAGGCTGCGGAGCGGGCCGGGGGCGCGGGACGTGGTGGCGGCGTGGAGAGAGCCGGTGGTGGACGGGGCGGCGGCCCGGCGAGGGCCGGCAGCGCCGGGCGGTGCCCGGGAGTGGCCAGCGCACACGCCTCGTCCGGCCCCGGAAACCCCACCCCGGCCGGTGGACCGCACACCCCACTCCCCCGCCCTCCCCACTCACCCCGAACTCGTCGGCGTCTTACGCGACCTGTACGCCCAAGCCCTCGGCTACCCCCCGGACGTCCTCACCCCCGACGCCGACCTGGAAGCCGACCTCGGCGTCGACTCCATCAAACAGGTCGAACTCTTCTCCCAGGCCCTGGACCGCTACGGCCGCGCCCTCCCGCCCGACGGCCACCGTCTGACCAGCCACACCACCCTCGACGCCCTGGCGGAGCTGCTGCTCACCCTGCCCGGGACGGCCGCCCGGTGACGCGCGCGCAGATCCCGGCGGCCCGGGACCTGGAGGGGCGGATCGCGCTGGTGACCGGCGGCGGCAAGGGCGTCGGCGCGGCGATCAGCCGTGAACTGGCCCGGCACGGCGCGCATGTGATCGTGAACCACTTCCACTCCCCGGACCGCGCCGAGGAGACCGTCGAGGCGATCAGGGCGGCGGGCGGCTCGGCGCAGGCGCTGCGCGCGAGCGTCGCCAAGCCGGACGAGGTCGCGGAGATGTTCCAGGCGATCGCGCGG encodes:
- a CDS encoding non-oxidative hydroxyarylic acid decarboxylases subunit B; amino-acid sequence: MRLVVGMTGATGAIIGIRLLEALRTLDVETHLVLSQWARTTIEMECDCSVRDVRALATRTYGPKDQAAAISSGSFRTDGMVVAPCSMKTVAAIRTGYGEGLIGRAADVTLKERRRLVLVPRETPLSEIHLDNMLALSRMGASIVPPMPAFYHRPESVDEIVDHTVARLLDQFGLELPDTRRWEGPPPRKNAPATPPSPIRTETDAPASREVSHASAL
- a CDS encoding non-oxidative hydroxyarylic acid decarboxylases subunit D codes for the protein MTTATTPNLCPRCSSPDISLVAESPVPGHWVMRSCSQCWYAWRSTEPATATDPDAYPDDFRLTPDDIQHAPRLV
- a CDS encoding non-oxidative hydroxyarylic acid decarboxylases subunit C; this encodes MQAPYDDLRGFLSALEANKQLLHIDREVKPEPDLGAAGRAVANLDGNTAPALLFENIKGFSEARVALNIHGSWANHALMLGLPKETSLKEQFFELGDRWQKFPVPVDRRTEAPWQEITVSEDINLFELLPVFRLNPADGGPYIDKAAVITRDSADPDNFGKQNVGIYRMQVKGPDHLGLQSGPPHDFGRHITASDGKKTGLPIAIAIGNDPVLSLVASTPLAYDQSEYEMAGAWRGGVPYPIVKAPHTGLDVPWGSEVVLEGEVIYGEREFEGPFGEFTGHYSGGRALPVVKVHRIHMRRDPIFEHLYLGLPWTEIDYLMALNTSVPIHRQLKEAFPEVQAVNAMYTHGMVNIISTKVRHGGFGRVVGLRALTTPHGIGYSKLVIVVDETVDPFNLEQVMWALSVKFNPQHDAISIPRMFGNPLDPAGDPQGITTRLVLDATTPRSPDNRGEDDQLITPYPETTDWESTLKEMLR
- a CDS encoding SDR family oxidoreductase; this translates as MNRLAGKRALITGGTSGIGLETARRFVAEGADVLVTGVTPAGIDNARQVLGDKVPVVRADARDLDAQRGLAERVREHFGELDVAFLNAGVSDWRPFEDHTEDSFDRLFDINVKSVFFLTQALIPVLAHSSSVILNASNSAHGGYGQSNAYAATKAAVSSLMRSWNADLLASHGIRFNAISPGPVDTPLYSKYGERRAAMLEAISSGIPVKRMGRPGEIAEAVVYLASDASAFTVGQDLILDGGQTAL
- a CDS encoding acyltransferase domain-containing protein translates to MPRCVVLFPGQGAYVPGALGALAETESVVGEVLAEVDRAAAGLGRDPVSRLLLDTRAPTLGELVEGAPQDLHLAIFASEAALFRLLTERLGVRPDVLLGHSFGELVALVAAGVHGLADGVALVAARDEAFAACPPRAGGMVALEVSAVRAAHLVAALAESEVCVAADNGPRQSVVSGPKGALGRVRKAAEAVGIGATELRVPYAFHSHGLAGVAHDFAARAGRLVPRPARHLLYSAILGRYVDGGPADHAALASAHLVRPTRFADAVRVLHAEGADVFVECGAKGVLTDLVTSIAPGVRAVAPLRRRVGGEEFAEAVRRAVGAEDVAGVRSGAGAENVARLRSGPGARDVVAAWREPVVDGAAARRGPAAPGGAREWPAHTPRPAPETPPRPVDRTPHSPALPTHPELVGVLRDLYAQALGYPPDVLTPDADLEADLGVDSIKQVELFSQALDRYGRALPPDGHRLTSHTTLDALAELLLTLPGTAAR
- a CDS encoding RICIN domain-containing protein — encoded protein: MVGGRSAHLFIADFSVQQAGGALEEATGTPNVNSGGNLIRGFEAEQVLEAGAGSTENGATISQWTPLNHSYQAWTIQ
- a CDS encoding MarR family winged helix-turn-helix transcriptional regulator, which codes for MPGGPTSPQLAVLALLAVEQPLDQQTIGERGGFDKSTCGYLIDRMDRAGLIHAAVDPANRRRKLVHLTPEGRSTLDETLPVTRQVEDTMTASLTQSERTELNRLLAKMLTLQGAGSAP
- a CDS encoding glycoside hydrolase family 68 protein: MLRLPDHWVWDSWYARDDEGRHHAFYLRASRALHDPARRHRRASIGHAVSGDLRNWRVAADALVAADEPAWDDLATWTGSVVRGPDRRWYLFYTGVSRAEDGLVQRIGLAVSDDLHTWHRHGDKPLVEADPAWYERLGGGAWHEEAWRDPWVFEDPAGEGWHMLITARAADGPEDGRGVIGHARSEDLLTWEVGPPLTEPAGFGHLEVPQTAIVDGRPLLLFCTDTPHPRATEGRLWTVPAPTLTGPWDLTRARPVPCPGLYAPRLVPTGDNTWHLIGFVDERDKTFTGELSDPIPVHWTEDGGLRPRY